The Nitrospirota bacterium genome segment AGTGCGGAAGCTGTCACAACCCGCATGATAACTCAAACGGCACATTCTTAAGGGTAACAAACAGCGGCAGCGGACTTTGCTTAAAGTGCCACATAAAGTAAGAGTCTGAGACAGATTATTCAAAAGGGGCGTCCTGAATGGGACGCCCCTTTTTTTGTCTGACATGCTGCTGGAAAAGTCAAAAAACTGTTTTTTGTGAGTGAAGCGAAGCAATCCCGCTATGTCATTCCTGCGAAAGCAGGAATCCAGACGCCGTCCCTGCGAAAGCAGGGAACTATAATGAAATAGGTTCCCGTTTTCACGGGAACCCCTGGATTCCGTGTCAAGCCTGCCTACCGGGCAGGCAAGCACGGAATGACAGAATAACGAAAGTTTATAATATTTTTGGTACCCTGTCCCGAAACATCGGGACAGCAGGGCGGTTCATTTAACTATGCATAGACTTTGAGGTATAAAGTATTTTAAAATAAAATGCTATGAAAGTTTTAATGCTTAATCCGCCATATGGAAAGGATTTTTGCCGCTCAGCCAGATGGGCTGCGAAATCCCGGGGCAGGGTGCAAAGACACCCTGACTGGATGCTTATTGCCGCGGCAGTGCTTGAAAACGCAGGCCATGAGGTTAAATTTGTTGACGGCGCGGCGTTGAATCTTGAGCGTGATGAGATTAAAAATAGTATTCAGGATTTTTCTCCTTCAATGCTTGTCATTCACACCACGACGCCGTCTATTTATAATGATATTTTGTATGCATCCCTTGCAAAAGAAGTCTGCAAGCCGGTTACTGTTTTAATAGGGGCGCATGTGTCGGCTGAGTTTGAAGACACCTTTAGAATATCAAACGGCGCCGTAGATATAATCGCCCTCGGTGAGTACGACTATACACTCAGGGATATAGCATCAGGGAAACCCGTGAAAGACATTGAGGGCCTTGCATATCAGGAAAAAGGCGCAGTCATTAAGACGCCGGAAAGACCCATGCTTGATGTCAGGGAACTCCCTTTTCCAGCATGGCGCCATATAAAACCAGAGTGGTATCAGGATGCAGGCAAGAGGTTTCCGTTTTTGACCCTTATTTCAGGGCGGGGCTGTTTTGCCAGATGCACGTTCTGCCGCGATACGCCTGTAATGTACGGCAGGAGGCTCAGGTTAAGAGAGCCTGCACAGGTGGTTGATGAGATGGAGTATGACATAAAACTTTTTCCATATATAAGGGAAATTATGTTTGAAACAGATACATTTACAGCCTCGCGCGGACATGTGGAAGGCGTGTGCGAGGGAATCCTCAAACGAGGATTGAAAATTTCATGGAGCTGTAATGCAAGAGTGGATATAGACTTATCCCTCTTGCCCCTTATGAAAAAGGCAGGCTGTAGGATGCTGATGGTAGGCTTTGAATTCGGCACGCAGAAAGCGCTTGATTCCGTAGAAAAGGGCACTAAGCTGGAGCAGGCTCGGCGTTTTGCCGAAGAGGCAAGCAGGTTAGGATTTATCATACATGGGTGTTTTATGATTGGAGCTCCCGGAGAGACCAAAGAGACGGCAAGGGCGACAATAGAATTTGCAAAATCCCTTCCGGTGGATACGATTCAGATTTCAGGCATCTGCACTTATCCCGGAACGGAAATGTATAAATGGGCAAAGGACAAGGGCTATCTCGTTCCCAAAGACTGGAGGGAATGGGTTAACAACGAGCTTGAACAATGCACCCTCCTGAGCTATCCGCAGCTTTCCAAGGATGAGATAGACAGGCTGATTGACGCGGGATTGAAGTCTTTTTATTTAAGGCCCAAGCAGATGTTAAGGATGGCTTTAAACATGAGAAATATAGGAGATGTAAAGAGGAAGTTATACGGCTTAAAGAGCTTTTTAGGATATTTCAAAAAGGAAGGAGCAATAAGCAGATGAAGGTAATGTTAATTGACCCGCCCGGTTTTATGGGGCATCCGATAGGCCGCATTCTGGGCAGTTTCGGCACAAACAAGGCTGACCAGGCATGGCCCCCTTATGATTTGCAGATAATGGCAGGATACTGCAGAAAAAACGGGCATAATTTCAGGCTGTTAGACGCAAATAACTTAAAACTGTCGTATGAAGATGTATTTAATGAAATAAAGATATACAGCCCTGACTGGGTTATCTATCTGACCTGCTTCCCTAATTTTATCCTTGACGCTCAGGTGGCGTCTGCCGCCAAGAGGGCTGACCGTAATATTAAGACAGCCTGCATGTCCCTGTCCATTTACAGCGTTCAGTCGCCTGAAGTTCAACTGTCCAAGCTGCCTGATTTAGATTTTATTGCGTGGGGCGAGCCTGAAGTTCCCCTTATGCAGTTGATTAACGGCGTGGAGCCTCAAAATGTTAAGGGTATATACTACAGGGATGTAAACGGTGGAATTAATTTTACCGGCGAAGCGCAGAAGGCTGTAAACCTTGACGATTTAGGCGTGCCTGTTCATTCTGTTTTGCCGATAAATATTTATAAATGTCCGGTGTCTCTCAGCCGCCCGATGACTATTGTCAATTGTTCAAGAGGGTGCGCTAACTGGTGTGTGCACTGCCAGGCCGGCGCTTTCCAGCGGCCGGTTCGTTACCGCTCGGTAGATAATGTTTTAGAAGAGCTCCGGGAGATTAAGTCGCTCGGCATAAGGGAGATCAAGTTTTATGACTGTTCACTGCCGACCAATGCCGAGTTTACAAAGCAATTGTGCAGCAGGATGATAAGTGAAAAATTTGGTTTTACATGGAATTGTAATGCCAGGGCGGAAATGCTGAATGAGGACCTACTGAAAATTATGAAAGCGGCCGGATGCCATTCAATAAGCATTGGCTGTGAGAGTTCAGACCCTCAAGTTCTGAAAAACATGCGCAAGAATGAAACGCCGCAGCAGATTGAAGACGCAGTCAGGCTGGTGAAAAGGATGGGCCTGCGTGTTTTAATGTATCTGACGTTTGGCCTTGAGGGAGAGACAAAGAAAACAATGGAAGAGACTTACAAGTTTGCCAAAAGGCTCAAGCCGGAGTTTGTAACATTCGGCATAGTGGTCCCTGCGCCCGGCACTCCGTTTTATAATTCTCTGGAAAAAAAGGGACAGTTGAGGAATAAGGATTTAGAATGGCAGGACCCCAATGCGCTGCCGTCTTTTGCCTACCCATCCCTGTCTCCGGAGGAGATTCTCAATTTTACCAGGGCGGCATACCGCAGTTATTATTTTGACACTGGCTATATATTAAACAGGATTAAAACCTTGAGGTCTTTCACTGAATTTAAGGCAGGGGTCACAAATGCGTTAAAGATGGCAAGGCGCTATATCGTAGAAAGAGTTAAGTGATATGGCGGTTGTACTGATAACGGAGGAGGCCATCCCGCCTGTCCAGAGGTTTTCCCTGACACAAAAAATAGCCGAAGAGCTTGCAGACTCAGGAGTGCCCGTTTACCTTATCAGCGTCAGGGGCCGGGGCGAATTTAAGCATAAAGGGGTTGTACATGTATCCGTAGATGTGCCGGGCTGGAATCTTTTTGCTATCACACAGCGCATCCGCGCCAATCTGAAATTATGCGCAGAAACACTCTGGCTCTGCCGCCGGAATAATATTAAAGCAGTTTACGGATGGTGGCCGATAGTGTTTTTTGCCCGTTATGCAGGAGGTATCCGGAATGTTGCGGCTGATATGCCTGAATTTATGGATGTTATGTACAGGAGTTTCCGGAAGCCCCTGCCGTTATTAATGGGCGCGGCTCTGAGGATATTTCAAAAGGCAGCAGCAAAGGCATGTAAGTTTATTGTAACAGAATCAGATATAGCAAGGGCCGTCTGGTGCAGCAGGGGTGTGCCTTACGAAAAAACATATGCCCTTCCCTACGGCGTTGAAGCGGATGTTTTCAGTTCTGCAAAGCCGGCAGGTTTCCGTTTGGAAAATAATATAAAAGATGACGAGATTATGATTCTATACCACGGCGATATCGGCATTGACGACGGTGTTGACGTGCTTATACGGGCCGCAAACAATCTGCCGGTTAAAGTAGTGCTTGCAGGCGGCGGCGAACGGAAATACATGAATTACTTAAGAACCCTTGCCGCTTCCAATATATTGTTTACAGGCTGGATCCCATATAGCATAATGCCTGAGGTTGTGGCGTCCGCCGATATATGTGCGGCGCCTTTTAGAAGCTCGCTGTATACTAATTCTACCTGTCCCCTTAAGCCGATGGAGGCAATGGCTGCCGGAAAGGCTTTAGTTGTATCGGACCTGCATACATTTTCCGGCTATGTTGCAGACGGGGTTGACTGCAGGCTTGTAAGGCCGGGCGATGTGGACAGCCTCAGATCGGTTATATCGGAATTAATCTCCAATCCTGAGGAACGCAGGCGTCTTGGAGAGAATGCGAAGAAAAGCGCAAGGGAAAAATTTGATTGGCGTATCCGCGTAAAAAAAGAGGCGTCAATATTAATTGAGTTGGCTGCAAAATGCTGAAAGGAAATATTTTGGGGCGCATTAACGGCATTAAACAGGGGTTTATTATTGTATTTTTCTTCAAGTTAGTTCTTCTCCTGATTTTTTCTTCGGACTTCCAGAATAAATTATTTATGCCGTTTGTTCAGCACTTTCTGGCAAATGGAGGCAATCCATGGCAATATTTTTATGAGACGTCCAATAAACCGGATATCTTCCCCTATCACCCGCTTATGCTTTATATCTTTTCATTTTTT includes the following:
- a CDS encoding radical SAM protein; protein product: MKVMLIDPPGFMGHPIGRILGSFGTNKADQAWPPYDLQIMAGYCRKNGHNFRLLDANNLKLSYEDVFNEIKIYSPDWVIYLTCFPNFILDAQVASAAKRADRNIKTACMSLSIYSVQSPEVQLSKLPDLDFIAWGEPEVPLMQLINGVEPQNVKGIYYRDVNGGINFTGEAQKAVNLDDLGVPVHSVLPINIYKCPVSLSRPMTIVNCSRGCANWCVHCQAGAFQRPVRYRSVDNVLEELREIKSLGIREIKFYDCSLPTNAEFTKQLCSRMISEKFGFTWNCNARAEMLNEDLLKIMKAAGCHSISIGCESSDPQVLKNMRKNETPQQIEDAVRLVKRMGLRVLMYLTFGLEGETKKTMEETYKFAKRLKPEFVTFGIVVPAPGTPFYNSLEKKGQLRNKDLEWQDPNALPSFAYPSLSPEEILNFTRAAYRSYYFDTGYILNRIKTLRSFTEFKAGVTNALKMARRYIVERVK
- a CDS encoding cytochrome C → CGSCHNPHDNSNGTFLRVTNSGSGLCLKCHIK
- a CDS encoding radical SAM protein, which encodes MLNPPYGKDFCRSARWAAKSRGRVQRHPDWMLIAAAVLENAGHEVKFVDGAALNLERDEIKNSIQDFSPSMLVIHTTTPSIYNDILYASLAKEVCKPVTVLIGAHVSAEFEDTFRISNGAVDIIALGEYDYTLRDIASGKPVKDIEGLAYQEKGAVIKTPERPMLDVRELPFPAWRHIKPEWYQDAGKRFPFLTLISGRGCFARCTFCRDTPVMYGRRLRLREPAQVVDEMEYDIKLFPYIREIMFETDTFTASRGHVEGVCEGILKRGLKISWSCNARVDIDLSLLPLMKKAGCRMLMVGFEFGTQKALDSVEKGTKLEQARRFAEEASRLGFIIHGCFMIGAPGETKETARATIEFAKSLPVDTIQISGICTYPGTEMYKWAKDKGYLVPKDWREWVNNELEQCTLLSYPQLSKDEIDRLIDAGLKSFYLRPKQMLRMALNMRNIGDVKRKLYGLKSFLGYFKKEGAISR
- a CDS encoding glycosyltransferase, yielding MAVVLITEEAIPPVQRFSLTQKIAEELADSGVPVYLISVRGRGEFKHKGVVHVSVDVPGWNLFAITQRIRANLKLCAETLWLCRRNNIKAVYGWWPIVFFARYAGGIRNVAADMPEFMDVMYRSFRKPLPLLMGAALRIFQKAAAKACKFIVTESDIARAVWCSRGVPYEKTYALPYGVEADVFSSAKPAGFRLENNIKDDEIMILYHGDIGIDDGVDVLIRAANNLPVKVVLAGGGERKYMNYLRTLAASNILFTGWIPYSIMPEVVASADICAAPFRSSLYTNSTCPLKPMEAMAAGKALVVSDLHTFSGYVADGVDCRLVRPGDVDSLRSVISELISNPEERRRLGENAKKSAREKFDWRIRVKKEASILIELAAKC